A genomic segment from Bosea sp. OAE506 encodes:
- a CDS encoding acyltransferase, whose amino-acid sequence MSAILPIQMLRALAAFMVAVHHVQPDAAALARLGGRSFAPSDLLPWMAGVDIFFVVSGFIMVHASASLFDRPGAPGLFLKRRLVRIVPLYWAATTLFLLIGLALPAALNSAAPSLTQIAASYLFWPVASPGGLVQPVYSLGWTLNYEMLFYALFAAALALPRAFVVPVVTLALAILVGSSAVMGPLPLPFGFWGQPIVLEFAAGMGIALLRGRGLKLGAGPRVALVAIAVGLLLWSPHAPLPAGPWRDLALHGSAAALLVLAAVTGSREPAAPSALATALVRVGDASYALYLVHPFAIRGLREVFARLGLLEPWLFVAAALASAVIAALLVHRLFEAPVTRALRRWTGA is encoded by the coding sequence TTGTCCGCCATCCTCCCCATCCAGATGCTCCGCGCGCTCGCCGCCTTCATGGTGGCGGTGCATCATGTCCAGCCGGATGCGGCGGCCTTGGCCCGGCTTGGGGGGCGGTCCTTCGCGCCGAGCGATCTGCTGCCCTGGATGGCGGGCGTCGACATCTTCTTCGTCGTCTCCGGCTTCATCATGGTGCACGCCTCGGCGTCGCTGTTCGACCGCCCCGGTGCGCCCGGCCTGTTCCTGAAGCGGCGGCTGGTGCGGATCGTGCCGCTCTACTGGGCGGCGACGACGCTCTTCCTGCTGATCGGCCTGGCGCTGCCTGCGGCGCTCAACTCTGCGGCGCCAAGTCTCACGCAGATCGCGGCCTCCTACCTGTTCTGGCCGGTCGCCTCGCCGGGCGGGCTGGTGCAGCCGGTCTATTCGCTCGGCTGGACCCTGAACTACGAAATGCTGTTCTACGCCCTGTTTGCAGCTGCGCTCGCCTTGCCGCGGGCTTTCGTCGTGCCTGTGGTGACGCTCGCGCTGGCGATCCTCGTCGGTTCAAGCGCCGTGATGGGGCCGCTGCCGCTGCCCTTCGGCTTCTGGGGCCAGCCAATCGTGCTCGAATTTGCGGCCGGCATGGGGATCGCTCTGCTGCGCGGGCGCGGGCTGAAGCTGGGAGCCGGACCGCGCGTCGCGCTGGTGGCCATCGCCGTCGGTCTCCTGCTGTGGAGCCCGCATGCGCCGCTGCCGGCGGGGCCGTGGCGCGATCTGGCCCTGCATGGTTCGGCGGCCGCGCTCCTTGTGCTGGCGGCGGTGACGGGCTCGCGAGAGCCAGCCGCGCCCTCGGCGCTCGCTACGGCGCTGGTGCGGGTGGGCGACGCCTCCTATGCGCTCTATCTCGTCCACCCCTTCGCGATTCGCGGCCTGCGCGAGGTCTTCGCGCGGCTCGGGCTGCTCGAGCCTTGGCTCTTCGTCGCGGCCGCCCTGGCCAGCGCGGTGATCGCGGCGCTGCTGGTGCACCGTCTCTTCGAGGCCCCGGTCACGCGCGCGCTGCGGCGCTGGACGGGCGCCTGA
- a CDS encoding SDR family oxidoreductase: MRLKGKTALVTGAAQGFGFGIAETFVREGARVALLDLNGDKAKEAAQAIGRRAFAVACDVAKAKSVDKAVARVIAKLGRLDIVVNNAGTTHRNMPMIEVTEEEFDRVFAVNVKSIYLMAKATVPHFREHGGGVILNVGSTAGVRPRPGLTWYNGSKGAVNLLSKSMAVELAPDRIRVNAIAPVAGETPLLATFMGEDTPEKRAQFRASIPWGRLSTPQDMANAALYLCSDDAEMVTGTVLAVDGGRCI, encoded by the coding sequence ATGAGACTGAAGGGCAAGACGGCGCTGGTGACCGGCGCGGCGCAGGGGTTCGGCTTCGGCATCGCCGAGACCTTCGTGCGCGAGGGCGCGCGGGTGGCGCTGCTCGACCTCAACGGCGACAAGGCTAAGGAAGCCGCTCAGGCGATCGGCCGCAGGGCCTTCGCGGTGGCCTGCGACGTCGCCAAGGCCAAGAGCGTCGACAAGGCCGTCGCGCGTGTCATCGCCAAGCTCGGGCGGCTCGACATCGTCGTCAACAATGCCGGGACGACGCATCGCAATATGCCGATGATCGAGGTGACGGAGGAAGAGTTCGACCGCGTCTTCGCCGTGAACGTCAAGTCGATCTACCTGATGGCGAAGGCGACCGTGCCGCATTTCCGCGAGCATGGCGGCGGCGTGATCCTCAATGTCGGCTCGACCGCGGGCGTTCGGCCGCGTCCCGGCCTGACCTGGTACAATGGCTCGAAGGGTGCGGTGAACCTGCTGTCGAAGTCGATGGCGGTGGAGCTGGCGCCGGACCGGATCCGCGTCAATGCGATCGCGCCGGTGGCCGGCGAGACGCCGTTGCTGGCGACCTTCATGGGCGAGGACACGCCCGAGAAGCGCGCGCAGTTCCGCGCCTCGATTCCCTGGGGCCGGCTCTCGACCCCGCAGGACATGGCCAATGCCGCACTCTATCTCTGCTCGGATGATGCGGAGATGGTGACGGGGACGGTGCTCGCCGTCGATGGCGGGCGCTGCATCTGA
- a CDS encoding metallophosphoesterase, with translation MFKLAHLSDPHLGPLAGFSLHQLIGKRATGYVNWRRKRRHAHDMDILALIVADIRAQMPDHVACTGDVSHIGLPNEFKTAVTFLDEFGPRETVSFVPGNHDAYTRSSLKALAYHLGEWVTGDDGSVGYPWYRRRGPVALIGLNTGVPTLPLMATGKVGRDQIAKAEILLDRARDEGLIRVVLIHHPPYVGGARRSRELVDAAAFEAMLARKGADLVIHGHNHRFSLAWRPGVGRDVPIVGVPSASIGPRGHGEMASWHLFRIEGDGRDPHIAFEQRGFELDGTVMRRQEIALHTKPV, from the coding sequence GTGTTCAAGCTCGCGCACCTGTCCGATCCGCATCTCGGCCCGCTCGCGGGCTTTTCGCTGCATCAGCTCATCGGCAAGCGCGCCACCGGCTATGTCAACTGGCGCCGCAAGCGCCGGCACGCCCACGACATGGACATTCTGGCGCTGATCGTCGCGGATATCCGCGCGCAGATGCCCGACCATGTCGCCTGCACCGGCGACGTCTCCCATATCGGCTTGCCCAACGAGTTCAAGACGGCGGTCACCTTCCTGGACGAGTTCGGGCCGCGCGAGACCGTCAGCTTCGTGCCCGGCAACCACGACGCCTATACCCGGTCCTCGCTCAAGGCGCTCGCCTACCATCTCGGCGAATGGGTCACGGGCGACGACGGCAGCGTCGGCTATCCCTGGTATCGCCGCCGCGGCCCCGTCGCGCTGATCGGGCTCAACACCGGTGTGCCCACCCTGCCCCTGATGGCGACCGGGAAGGTCGGCCGCGACCAGATCGCCAAGGCCGAGATCCTGCTCGACCGCGCCCGGGACGAGGGGCTGATCCGCGTCGTGCTGATCCATCACCCGCCCTATGTCGGCGGCGCGCGCCGCTCGCGCGAACTGGTCGATGCCGCCGCCTTCGAGGCGATGCTGGCGCGCAAAGGCGCCGACCTCGTCATCCACGGCCATAACCACCGCTTCTCGCTGGCCTGGCGCCCGGGCGTCGGCCGCGACGTGCCGATCGTCGGCGTGCCCTCGGCCTCGATCGGCCCGCGTGGCCATGGCGAAATGGCGAGCTGGCACCTGTTCCGGATCGAAGGCGATGGGCGCGACCCGCATATCGCCTTCGAGCAGCGCGGTTTCGAGCTCGACGGCACGGTCATGCGCCGCCAGGAGATCGCGCTTCACACCAAGCCGGTTTAG
- a CDS encoding ATP-binding cassette domain-containing protein, giving the protein MAPLLHLRDVALTFGGQPLLEAAEIAVSAGERVCLVGRNGSGKSTLLKIAAGLVDPDKAERFVQPGCTVRYLPQEPDFTGYKTSLAYVEAGLGPGDDAYRAQYLIDELGLTGEEDPATMSGGESRRAALARVLAPEPDILLLDEPTNHLDLPVIEWLEQELKSLRSAMVLISHDRRFLTNLSRATIWLDRGLTRRMDRGFGEFEAWRDEVLAQEELDRHKLDRKIAREEDWLRYGVSARRTRNQRRLGELHGLREQRRTARFAVGSVKLEASEAQTSGKLVIEAVNVSKAYGSNVVIKDLSLRVARGDRIGIVGPNGAGKTTLINLLTGQLAPDSGTVKLGVSLEMVTLDQRRESLDPATPLGDALTGGGSDQVMVGDTPRHVIAYMKDFLFQPLQRRTPVGALSGGERGRLMLARALAKPSNMLVLDEPTNDLDLETLDLLQELLADYKGTVLLVSHDRDFIDRVVSATLICDGDGVWTEFAGGYTDMLAQRGRGVGAKVRVASKAGVTAAEPVVAAPSAPAAPTSKRKLSFNEKHALETLPKKIAVLQAETTKLNQALAGDLYTRDPKLFAKATTRLEEVTREIAGLEERWLELEMLREEIGA; this is encoded by the coding sequence ATGGCCCCCTTGCTGCATCTGCGCGACGTCGCGCTCACCTTCGGCGGACAGCCGCTGCTGGAGGCGGCCGAGATCGCGGTCTCGGCCGGCGAGCGCGTCTGCCTCGTCGGGCGCAACGGCTCGGGCAAGTCGACCCTGCTGAAGATCGCGGCCGGCCTGGTCGACCCCGACAAGGCGGAGCGCTTCGTCCAGCCCGGCTGCACCGTGCGCTATCTGCCGCAGGAGCCCGATTTTACGGGCTACAAGACCTCGCTGGCCTATGTTGAGGCGGGACTTGGGCCGGGCGACGACGCCTATCGCGCGCAGTATCTGATCGACGAGCTCGGCCTTACCGGCGAGGAAGACCCCGCCACCATGTCGGGCGGCGAGTCGCGTCGTGCCGCGCTGGCGCGCGTGCTGGCGCCGGAGCCCGACATCCTGCTGCTCGACGAACCGACCAACCATCTCGACCTGCCGGTGATCGAATGGCTCGAGCAGGAGCTGAAATCGCTGCGCTCGGCGATGGTGCTGATCAGCCATGACCGTCGCTTCCTGACCAATCTCTCCCGCGCGACGATCTGGCTCGATCGCGGCCTGACTCGGCGCATGGACCGGGGCTTCGGCGAGTTCGAGGCCTGGCGCGACGAGGTGCTGGCGCAGGAAGAGCTCGACCGCCACAAGCTCGACCGCAAGATCGCGCGCGAGGAGGACTGGCTGCGCTACGGCGTCAGCGCCCGGCGCACCCGCAACCAGCGCCGGCTGGGCGAGCTCCATGGCCTGCGCGAGCAGCGCCGCACCGCCCGCTTCGCCGTCGGCAGCGTCAAGCTGGAGGCCAGCGAAGCGCAGACCTCGGGCAAGCTGGTGATCGAGGCGGTGAACGTCTCGAAGGCCTATGGCTCGAATGTCGTGATCAAGGATCTGTCGCTGCGCGTCGCGCGCGGCGACCGGATCGGCATCGTCGGCCCCAACGGCGCCGGCAAGACGACGCTGATCAACCTGCTCACGGGGCAGCTCGCGCCCGATTCCGGCACGGTGAAGCTCGGCGTCTCGCTTGAGATGGTGACGCTCGACCAGCGACGCGAAAGCCTCGATCCGGCGACGCCGCTGGGCGATGCGCTGACCGGTGGCGGCTCGGACCAGGTCATGGTCGGCGACACGCCGCGCCATGTCATCGCCTATATGAAGGACTTCCTGTTCCAGCCGCTGCAGCGGCGCACGCCGGTGGGCGCGCTGTCGGGCGGCGAGCGCGGCCGGCTGATGCTGGCGCGCGCGCTGGCGAAGCCCTCCAACATGCTGGTGCTGGACGAGCCGACCAACGATCTCGACCTCGAGACGCTCGATCTGCTGCAGGAGCTCCTGGCCGACTACAAGGGCACCGTGCTGCTGGTCAGCCATGACCGCGACTTCATCGACCGCGTCGTGTCGGCGACGCTGATCTGCGATGGCGACGGCGTCTGGACCGAGTTCGCCGGCGGCTACACCGACATGCTGGCCCAGCGCGGGCGCGGCGTCGGCGCGAAGGTTAGGGTCGCCTCAAAGGCGGGTGTCACTGCGGCGGAGCCGGTCGTGGCCGCGCCGAGCGCGCCAGCCGCCCCGACATCGAAGCGCAAGCTCTCCTTCAACGAGAAGCATGCGCTGGAGACGCTTCCAAAAAAGATCGCGGTGCTTCAGGCCGAGACCACCAAGCTGAACCAGGCGCTCGCCGGCGATCTCTACACGCGCGACCCGAAGCTCTTCGCCAAGGCGACGACGCGTCTCGAAGAGGTGACCCGCGAGATCGCTGGGCTCGAGGAGCGCTGGCTGGAACTGGAGATGCTCCGCGAGGAGATCGGCGCGTAA